The following DNA comes from Corallococcus exiguus.
GCAACATGTTTGGCGCCAAGGCGGGCGACGCGGGCGGCTTCGGCGGCATGGGTCTGCGCGGCAGCGGCGGCGGTGGCGGCGGCACCGGTGACAGCATCGGCATCGGCGGCATCGGCACCAAGGGCCGTGGCGGCGGCAGCGGCAGCTACGGCACCGGCGTGGGCACGCTCGGCGGCAAGCAGAGCGTGGACGTGGGCATCACCTCGTCGGATCCGGAAGTGATGGGCTCGCTGGACAAGGAGCTCATCCGCCAGGTCATCCAGCGCAACCGCGGGCAGATCCGCTACTGCTACGAGAGCCTGCTCAACCGCTTCCCCAAGCTGGGCGGCAAGGTCTCCGTGAAGTTCGTCATCAGCGCCAACGGCTCGGTGGCTACGTCCAACGTCGCGCAGTCCACGGCGGGCAACTCGGACCTGGAGACCTGCGTGGCTGGCCGCGTGCGCACCTGGAAGTTCCCGGAGCCCAAGGGTGGAGGCTCCGTGATCGTCACCTACCCGTTCATCTTCAAGCAGGCCGGTGACTGACGTAGAATCAACACATCCGTTTCCCGCGCGGGCGGTCCTGTTCTCAGGGCTGCCCGCTTCTTCACTTCAACCTCCCGCCCCCGCGGGAGGACTGCCCCCCACCAGGCCGCCCTCCATGCAGAAAGTCCTTGCTCCTCTTGCCCTGAGCGCCGCGCTCCTCATTCCCGCGATGGCGGGCGCCCAGGACACCCCCAGCGCCGGTTCCGCGATGCAGGACCGGCCCGCGGTGACCTTCAACGAGGTCGAGCGCGGTGTGTACTTCGGCGTGTACGGCGGTCCGTCGTGGATCACCAACCCGCCCGCGGACTCCGGCCCGCGGCCCTTCTCCTCTGGCCAGATGGCCCAGGTGGAGCTGGGCGTGGACCTGGGTGAGCGCCTGTCCCTGGGCGTCTTCTTCATGGGCTCCGCCAACCGCGCGGGCGCCGAATACGTCGGCTATTCGCAGGGCGCCGCGTCCGGTGACTTCACCATGCTGGTTCCTGGCGCCGTGCTGCGCGCCCGCCTGGTGGGCTTCGCCGACAGCCAGGAGGTCAAGCGCACCTGGATCTACGCCCGTGCCGGCGTGGGCTACGCGATGTTCTCTCCCAAGAAGCTCCTCCCGGATTCCGACATTCTTGTGTTTGCCGGGCCCGGAGTGGAGTACTACACGCGGCTGCGCCACTTCTCGGTGGGGCTGGAGGTCGTGGGGAACTACCTCGCCTCCAAGGGCGCCTTCGGGTTCGCGGTGGCGCCCAACATTCGCTACGCGTTCTAGCGGGAGATTCACGTGGCTCAGGAGAATGGAAGCGGTGGATCGCGTCCGGGTGGACGCGGTCCGAACGGGGGCGCGCCGGGCCAGGGGCCCCGTCGTGACGGACCGGGAGGCTTCGGAGGTCGTGGCGGTCCTGGCGGTGGCCGGGGTGAAGGGCGCGGCCGGGGTGAAGGCCGTGGCCGTGATCGCGACGCGGGCCCGGTGGGGCCTGGCCAGCGTGTCATCGCCGAGCTGAGCGTCCTGGAGAAGGCTCTCTCCAAGAACGACTTCACGGCGGAGAAGGGTCCGCTGGAGGCCATTGTCCGCTCGCTGCGGACCATGAACCTCAAGTCGCTGGAGGACCTGGACCTCAACACGCGTGGCCGCCTCATCACCACGCTCCTGCGCGTGCAGCGCCAGTCCAAGCCGGCCCTGCCGGAAGCGGGCGCGGAAGCCGCGTCGCCGGAAGCGGGCGCGGAAGCCGCGTCGCCGGAAGCGGGCGCCACCACCGAAGCAGCGCCCCCGGAGGCTCCGGCCGCCGAGGCTGCTGCTCCGGCCGAGGGTGCCGAGCCGGCCGAGGGTGCCGAGCCGACCGAAGGGAGCGCGCCCGCCGAGGCCGCCCCGTCGAAGCCGGCCGTGGACCCCGCGAAGGAGAAGTTCGACGGCTGGGTGGACGTGATGTCGCTGGTGGGCCGTGTCTGGCGCGCCGCGGGCGACGCGGACCGTTCCCAGGCGGCCTTCACGCTCAGCGGCCGTGAGCCGACGGCGGAGCCCTCGGCCCCGGCCCGTGAGGAGCGCGCCGAGCGTCCTCCTCGCGGTGACCGTCCGGAGCGCGGCGAGCGCCGGGACCGGGGTGAGCGCGGTGAGCGTCCTCCCCGTGGCGAGCGTCCGGAGCGCGGCGCGGCCGGTGAGCGGCGCGAGCGTCCTCCCCGGGCCGAGCGCCCCGAGCGTGGCGAGCGTCCTCCGCGCGGTGAGCGCCCCGAGCGCGCGCCGATGCCGGAGCTGACGGGCGACTGGAAGGAGCAGGCGACCCAACTGGAAGGCATGGGCCGCACGCGCGACGCGGCGCGCCTGCACGAGCGCAACAACGGCTTCGCGGATGCCACCCGGCTGTTCGAGGCGGGCGGTGACCTGAAGAGCGCGCTGCGCACGGCGCTGTCCGGTCAGGACAACGACGCGGCCCGCCGCCTCGTGAGCACGCTGCCCGCGGAGCAGATTGGCCCCACGCTGGAGAAGGCCGGCGCGTACGAGCTGCTCATGGAGCACTACGTCGCCAAGGCCGACTTCGAGAACGTCGCACGCCTCTACGAGCGCGCGCGGCAGTTCGACCAGGCGGGCCTCGCGTACGAGCGCGCGAACAAGCTGACCCTGGCGCGCAAGGCGTACGAGCGCGCCCGGGACCTGGTTGGCGCCAACCGCATCCGGGGCCTGGAGGTGAAGGCCCTGGTGGAGCGCGGCGACCGTCTGGGCGCGGCGACCCTGCTGGTGGCCGTGGGGCAGCGGCGCGAGGCGGTGGAGGTGCTGAGCCCCCTGCCTCCTCCGAAGGCGTTCCACTTCATGCAGCGGCTCACCCTGGAGGACGAGGCCAAGGAGCTCGCGAAGCGCGAGCTGGCCCGCGCCGAACAGGAGCAGAAGCCCGCCGGCCGCGCCCGGTGGCTGGAGCTGCTGGGTGACATCGCCGCCGCCGCGGAGACGTGGACGCAGGCGGGCCGCAAGGACAAGGCGCTGCCCCTCTACGAGAAGCTCGGTGGGGAGCACCTGCCCCGCGCCGCGCAGCTCGCGGAGGAGCTGCAGCAGCGTGACAAGGCCGTCGCCCTGTACACGCAGCTCAACGACAGCGCCGGCGTGGAGCGCGCGAAGGCCCTCCCCGAGGCCCCCGCGACGCCCCCCGCGGGCAGCCAGCCGGAAGCCGGTGACGACGCTGATTCCGCGGCGTCGCCGACGGAAAATGCTTCCTCGGCTGGCGAGCAAGAAAGCCAATAATTCCCGCCGGTTGACGGGTTTTGCATGATTGCCCGGGGGCGCCCGCGGCCGGTACACTCCGGCTGCTGGCGCCCTCGTTTCATTCCCCCTTTGGCCAACGAGCATCATGGAACAGCCTTCCACCCCTGCGCGTCCCACGCTGCGTGTGACCGATGACCGCTCCTTCGTTGAGACCGAAGCGGCCCTGGAGAAGACGGGCCGGGTCGAGGAGCTGATCCGCCTGTACGAGGGGCGCTCGCGGGACGTTCCGACGGAGGAGGCGGCGCGCCTTTTGTGCCGCGCGGCGGAGCTGGCACACGAGCGTCAGCGCAACGCGCCGCGCGCGGAGGATCTGCTCAAGCGCGCGCTGCTGGTCGCGAAGGACCCGATGCCCGCGCTGCGCGGTCTCAAGCGACTGCATGAGATCCGCCAGGATTCGTCGTCGTTGGTGGATGTGTTGGAGCGGTTGGGCGCCGCGACGCAGGGCGAGGAGAGCGCGGGCCACTACCTGAAGGCCGCGGACCTCTACGAGCAGAAGCTCTTCCGGCGCGACCGCGCGGTGCTGTGCCTGCAGCGCGCGGCGCGAGTGAAGCCGGACCGCGCGACGTTCCGGCGCGTGCGGCAGCTGCTGCTGTCCGAGGAGCGTTTCCAGCCGGCGTTCGAGGCGCTGCAGCGGGAGCGCGCGGCGCTGGGCGACGCGGGCATGGCGGAGGAGTACGCCGCGCTCGCGGAGCGGCTGGTGGACGACCCCACCGAGCACGCGCTGGCGCAGCAGGTGCTGGACGTGGCGCGTGAGCTGGATCCGCAGAACGCGCGCGCGGACAAGGCCACCCGCGCGATGCAGCGCTTCGAGCAGGTGTGGCGCGACAAGGTCCGCATGCT
Coding sequences within:
- a CDS encoding DEAD/DEAH box helicase; translated protein: MGPGQRVIAELSVLEKALSKNDFTAEKGPLEAIVRSLRTMNLKSLEDLDLNTRGRLITTLLRVQRQSKPALPEAGAEAASPEAGAEAASPEAGATTEAAPPEAPAAEAAAPAEGAEPAEGAEPTEGSAPAEAAPSKPAVDPAKEKFDGWVDVMSLVGRVWRAAGDADRSQAAFTLSGREPTAEPSAPAREERAERPPRGDRPERGERRDRGERGERPPRGERPERGAAGERRERPPRAERPERGERPPRGERPERAPMPELTGDWKEQATQLEGMGRTRDAARLHERNNGFADATRLFEAGGDLKSALRTALSGQDNDAARRLVSTLPAEQIGPTLEKAGAYELLMEHYVAKADFENVARLYERARQFDQAGLAYERANKLTLARKAYERARDLVGANRIRGLEVKALVERGDRLGAATLLVAVGQRREAVEVLSPLPPPKAFHFMQRLTLEDEAKELAKRELARAEQEQKPAGRARWLELLGDIAAAAETWTQAGRKDKALPLYEKLGGEHLPRAAQLAEELQQRDKAVALYTQLNDSAGVERAKALPEAPATPPAGSQPEAGDDADSAASPTENASSAGEQESQ
- the cglE gene encoding adventurous gliding motility protein CglE codes for the protein MQKVLAPLALSAALLIPAMAGAQDTPSAGSAMQDRPAVTFNEVERGVYFGVYGGPSWITNPPADSGPRPFSSGQMAQVELGVDLGERLSLGVFFMGSANRAGAEYVGYSQGAASGDFTMLVPGAVLRARLVGFADSQEVKRTWIYARAGVGYAMFSPKKLLPDSDILVFAGPGVEYYTRLRHFSVGLEVVGNYLASKGAFGFAVAPNIRYAF